A window from Pseudomonas frederiksbergensis encodes these proteins:
- a CDS encoding DUF637 domain-containing protein — MDVRQLAFLASQPVAAVKKREHFWGMPKRGLAFLLANVMFWQPIWAQADGIVVSTPGTTLDQAGNGVPIINIATPNGSGLSHNQFHDYNVGTQGVILNNVNNQTGATQLGGIIIGNPHLKNSGAAQTILNEVVGGSPSQLRGYTEVAGQSARVIVANPYGISCNGCGFINTPRVTLTTGKPVLDNGRLDRFQVDQGSVSFDGKGLDASTVDSFEIITRSAQINAQINAKRLNITTGRNDVNADTLNATARADDGSAKPQLAIDSSALGGMYAGAIRLVGTEAGVGVKLAGELAASAGDIQLDANGHLSLAKTTASNAVDIKAKSLDAQGTVYAGTQITVQTAEDLVNRQSLAARDSVNITSQGKLTNQGVIEAGVNADNSRNASGDLTINSQGLSNSGSLLASRTVDVKAGALLDNQSGILQGQNVILTALRLVNQGVNARIYGEANLAFNAPAIVNLNGLIRFADGQAATLTLDSLDNRQGRIEIAGGSLTLNARELKNGDGKMIAGRLDLVTRQLDNANGLIAANQTNAKVTASERLDNGKGKIQAQTALSLSGGELLNQGGTLAADKVTVNATRLDNSQKGVISAEDGALNLTLDEDLDNHDGKVQASSQLTITAQSINNRNASLTGKTLELTSRGKLDNTQGTISSEDSVLGTQDLDNTQGLIQGNTSLRLVGHDLNNTDGKLLGGTVHTTLDNLTQNTNGTLSAEVGKLTLIVTQHLNSALGRLQATHGDVEIQAASIDNRAGVVAGQQLLLVAEGGRIDNRGGRIMGDRLDLQAASLDNSDNGLLAAGVDGARLILKQTAPGQSQLLNLKGRIQSEAGLQIESDTVDNSAGVLLGKTIDVTTGQLSNNDKGGIVSSDGTVELKVAGVFNNVTGVVDAGDQRLLLEQLTQLDNRGGTLRGKRLDISSTAVDNRNEGQIIAGSDGLKIVGTSLQNQQGVIVANGSHGELALGQGSLLNQGGTLQADSLEITAADLDNSAVSGKAGLISSLLGDLELTVTRLTNHAGKLFAKDQVIFDGSSLDNAGGEISGTRLGLEAVSQILNQGGLIESATGLNLISGQLNNSAGGQVRALGGASSQIKLTGNLNNQNGVIEIGSKDLILSGVQLNNLSGSVRHAAQGLFDLDLNNLTGSQGSLTGLGNGSWDIGSVNGVGTWQLNGGLNYTSAQDLALNAGERIASASALSLNVANLNNAGELLSDGNLSLALGGNLVNSGRISAKQKLTIGANDLIQRDGRLVSGGDTELNLRGTLDNLGRLIANQNLTVTAARIDNKGTLGAQGKVTFYAANGISNGADTLLFSGGAMELHGNSLSNYFGDIYSRGNLTFSALNGGRAASFSNLSATIESEGDIDINVASLVNAKSEFELTSGQSSGSLDWNCGQHCDGSDGWKRGKITIITEFNDTVLKDSRASRLVAGKNFTVHANQVENRYSLMAANGNLDLTADNLLNQGAASRSGRRVVIIGTPGRIDNSLWDKMEYIDVPAFNAATAAGNFDEVRFKELSDRSTDDRFSVMSDVTAWNENGNTVYAAVLQAGGSVRLNVTNNIQNGTLYENTYDQLTGSLSSDQTASVGGININLGKRSTDASAQVPKDVTRIERVDAEGVKQVSFVPVDFRGVPFAAVDPTASSTFRLPQGPYGMFVQNRNPQSRYLIETNPELTQSAAFMSSDYLLGKLNFSADDAARRLGDGRYESRLISDAVLAQTGQRFLANGLNDDNEQFRYLMDNALTSKTALNLSVGVRLTSEQVAALTHDIVWMEERIVDGQKVLVPVLYLAQAESRNVRGGSLIQGRDLTLIAGNDLVNVGTLRGTHDLSADVKGSLYQGGLVEANERLSLMATDSIRNALAGEIRGNQVSLTTLRGDIVNDRTAIAVGEGSGMRTLVDDGGSISARDTLSIKSGRDLTNSSAISSGGDASLSATRDLNLLATRNESEIHEMEDGGHRSTITTTVENLASSVTAGGNLTLDAGRDINVIASTAKAEGNLTADAGRDLNLASAGDEHNVETRSKDGKKRIHEEDNHTVQKAAEFIAGGNVVTRSGRDTTLIASKISAGNEAYVYAGNDLNLLAAQNKDYTLYDMKEKGGWGAEKTQRDEVTQITHVGSEIKTGGNLTLISEGDQRYQVAKLESGKDITLDSGGAIVFEGVKDLHDESHTKSDGDAFWTSSKGKGNTDETLRQTQMIAKGNITIKAVEGLQIDLKEVNQQSVSQTIDAMVKADPQLAWLKQAEARGDVDWRQVKEIHESFKYSNSGLGPASQIIIAIALAAVMGPMMAGMNTMLQAVAVSAATKATVSTIDNRGNLGKVVKDVTSKDSIKGYVTAAATAGVMQGLNYNPGALGLDAKSMQIVAIKVTADALIKTAVYGGSLKDNLASSAVSVAASIGGAVGAGEIGDLPLSEGGLAKILLHAGLGGLLAEAMGGDFRTGALAGGANEILVGFLGDKLLPSNLVPGSAEYNQAQANLLALSQVVGVLGAAASGGDVGVGAAVAANATQYNFLGDHAEAKRDQAREEFKETNGIGAARQLVELEGADQRSDNLLAKYRLDKSSLSAMELAELNAYVQVYTYDMALKYGEDVARSLANALIQNGPDSVGVYPYAGTTDAKNAFADALRAQAGGLFDQLAWVRSKSENELVYKDAQGYLRINNEQQGLSNLGNPALYGLTGSLGAGIRIAAAANGVLQAGYGADQAFNGDLWNAAGNIVVGALGVASVRVSSTRLPNASGIGELPVVNPNTGSTLVKEVGEVFDRTTVGAKVTEIALNKLPVPNDLPMNIHMGQQGKHMRGNNNFIEGRSYFNDGIDPAELLAGVHNGKYAIVETGARGNPIVEFGRPIGVDGRTGQAVTRGQVHYGKSGAHIVPDARKQK, encoded by the coding sequence ATGGACGTTCGCCAACTGGCCTTTCTGGCCAGCCAACCCGTTGCTGCCGTAAAAAAACGTGAACACTTCTGGGGTATGCCCAAGCGCGGGTTGGCGTTCCTGTTGGCCAACGTCATGTTCTGGCAACCGATATGGGCCCAGGCCGACGGCATCGTCGTCAGCACACCAGGCACCACGCTGGATCAAGCCGGCAACGGGGTGCCGATCATCAACATCGCCACACCCAATGGCAGCGGCCTGTCGCATAACCAGTTCCATGATTACAACGTCGGTACCCAAGGCGTAATCCTCAACAACGTCAACAACCAGACCGGTGCGACGCAGTTGGGCGGGATCATCATTGGCAACCCGCACCTGAAAAACAGCGGCGCGGCGCAGACGATACTCAACGAAGTGGTCGGCGGCAGCCCCAGCCAGTTGCGCGGCTACACCGAAGTGGCGGGGCAGTCGGCGCGGGTGATCGTCGCCAACCCCTACGGCATCAGCTGCAACGGCTGCGGTTTCATCAACACTCCGCGCGTCACGTTGACCACCGGCAAACCGGTGCTGGACAACGGTCGGCTGGATCGCTTCCAGGTCGATCAGGGCAGCGTCTCTTTCGACGGCAAAGGTTTGGATGCGTCCACAGTCGACAGCTTCGAGATCATCACCCGCAGTGCGCAGATCAATGCACAGATCAATGCCAAACGGCTGAACATCACCACCGGGCGCAATGACGTCAACGCCGACACCCTCAACGCCACCGCCCGTGCCGATGACGGCAGCGCCAAACCGCAACTGGCCATCGACTCCTCGGCGCTCGGCGGCATGTACGCCGGGGCGATCAGACTGGTGGGCACCGAGGCTGGCGTCGGGGTGAAACTGGCCGGTGAATTGGCCGCCAGCGCGGGTGATATCCAGCTCGATGCCAATGGCCATCTGAGCCTGGCCAAAACCACTGCCAGCAATGCGGTGGACATCAAAGCCAAGAGTCTCGATGCTCAGGGAACGGTCTATGCCGGCACGCAAATAACCGTGCAAACCGCTGAAGACCTGGTCAACCGACAAAGCCTGGCGGCCAGGGACAGCGTCAATATCACCAGCCAGGGTAAGCTCACCAACCAAGGCGTGATCGAGGCTGGCGTCAATGCCGATAACAGCCGCAATGCCAGCGGCGACCTGACGATCAACAGTCAAGGCTTGAGCAACAGCGGCAGCTTGTTGGCCAGCCGCACTGTCGATGTAAAAGCGGGTGCGCTGCTTGATAACCAGAGCGGCATCCTGCAAGGGCAGAACGTCATCCTGACGGCCCTGCGCCTGGTCAACCAGGGCGTCAACGCGCGTATTTATGGCGAGGCGAATCTGGCGTTCAACGCCCCGGCCATTGTCAACCTCAACGGTCTGATCCGCTTCGCCGATGGCCAGGCTGCGACCCTGACCCTCGACAGCCTGGACAACCGCCAGGGCCGCATTGAAATCGCCGGCGGCAGCCTGACGCTCAACGCCCGGGAGTTGAAGAACGGCGACGGCAAAATGATTGCCGGACGTCTGGACCTCGTCACCCGTCAGCTTGATAACGCCAACGGTTTGATCGCGGCCAATCAGACCAACGCCAAGGTCACCGCCAGTGAGCGTCTGGACAACGGCAAAGGCAAAATCCAGGCTCAGACAGCCCTGTCGTTGTCCGGCGGCGAACTGCTCAATCAGGGCGGCACGCTGGCCGCCGATAAAGTGACCGTCAACGCCACCCGCCTGGATAACAGCCAAAAAGGCGTGATCAGCGCCGAGGACGGTGCGCTGAACCTGACCCTCGACGAAGACCTCGATAACCATGACGGTAAGGTGCAGGCCTCGAGCCAACTGACCATCACCGCCCAGAGCATCAACAACCGCAACGCCAGCCTGACGGGCAAAACCCTCGAGCTGACCAGCCGCGGCAAACTCGACAACACCCAAGGCACGATCTCGTCCGAAGACAGCGTTCTGGGTACCCAGGATCTGGACAACACTCAGGGACTGATCCAGGGCAACACAAGCCTCAGACTCGTTGGCCATGACCTGAATAACACCGACGGCAAGCTGCTAGGCGGCACCGTCCATACAACGCTCGACAATCTCACGCAGAACACCAACGGCACCTTGAGCGCCGAAGTCGGCAAGCTCACGCTGATCGTCACTCAGCATTTGAACAGTGCCCTGGGCCGATTGCAGGCCACCCACGGGGACGTGGAGATTCAGGCCGCGAGCATCGACAACCGTGCAGGTGTCGTGGCCGGTCAGCAATTGCTGCTGGTAGCCGAAGGCGGGCGCATCGACAACCGTGGCGGGCGGATCATGGGCGATCGCCTGGACCTGCAAGCCGCCAGCCTCGACAACAGCGATAACGGCCTTCTGGCGGCGGGCGTTGACGGCGCGCGGTTGATCCTCAAACAGACGGCCCCCGGTCAGTCGCAGTTGCTCAACCTCAAGGGCCGGATTCAAAGCGAAGCCGGTCTGCAGATCGAGAGTGACACGGTCGACAACAGTGCCGGTGTCCTGCTCGGTAAAACCATCGACGTCACCACGGGGCAACTGAGCAACAATGACAAGGGCGGCATCGTCAGCAGCGATGGCACTGTCGAACTGAAAGTCGCCGGCGTGTTCAACAACGTCACCGGCGTGGTCGACGCCGGCGATCAGCGTCTGCTGCTCGAACAACTCACCCAACTCGACAACCGTGGCGGTACCCTGCGCGGCAAGCGCCTGGACATCAGCAGCACGGCCGTCGACAACCGCAACGAAGGCCAGATCATCGCGGGCAGCGATGGCCTGAAAATAGTCGGCACCAGCCTGCAAAACCAGCAAGGTGTGATTGTTGCCAACGGCAGCCACGGGGAATTGGCACTGGGCCAGGGCAGCCTGCTGAACCAGGGTGGGACCCTTCAGGCCGACAGTCTGGAGATCACCGCCGCCGACCTCGACAACAGTGCCGTCAGCGGCAAGGCCGGGCTGATTTCCAGTCTGCTGGGCGACCTGGAATTGACGGTCACTCGCCTGACTAACCATGCTGGCAAGTTGTTCGCCAAAGACCAGGTCATCTTCGATGGTTCAAGCCTGGACAACGCAGGCGGTGAGATCAGCGGTACGCGGCTGGGGCTTGAAGCTGTCAGCCAGATTCTCAACCAGGGTGGGTTGATCGAGTCGGCCACCGGCCTGAACCTCATCAGCGGCCAGTTGAATAACAGTGCCGGCGGCCAGGTCCGTGCGCTCGGTGGTGCGTCGAGTCAGATCAAACTGACCGGCAACCTGAACAACCAGAACGGCGTCATCGAGATCGGCAGCAAGGACCTGATCCTCAGCGGTGTTCAGCTCAATAACCTCAGTGGCAGCGTACGTCACGCAGCGCAGGGGCTATTCGACCTCGACCTGAATAACCTGACTGGCAGCCAGGGCAGCCTCACCGGTCTGGGCAATGGCAGTTGGGACATTGGCTCCGTCAATGGAGTGGGCACCTGGCAACTCAACGGTGGCCTGAACTACACCAGCGCGCAAGACCTGGCTCTCAATGCCGGTGAGCGTATCGCCAGCGCTTCGGCGCTGAGCCTGAATGTCGCCAACCTGAACAACGCCGGTGAACTGCTCAGCGACGGCAACCTGTCGTTGGCCCTGGGCGGCAATCTGGTCAACAGTGGTCGTATCTCGGCCAAGCAAAAACTGACCATCGGCGCCAATGACCTGATCCAGCGCGACGGGCGTCTGGTCAGTGGCGGCGACACCGAACTGAACCTGCGCGGCACCCTCGACAACCTTGGTCGCCTGATCGCCAATCAAAACCTGACGGTGACGGCGGCCCGGATCGATAACAAAGGCACCCTCGGCGCTCAAGGCAAGGTCACCTTCTACGCGGCCAACGGCATCAGTAACGGCGCCGATACCCTGTTGTTCAGCGGCGGCGCGATGGAACTGCACGGCAACAGCCTGAGCAACTATTTCGGCGATATCTACAGCCGCGGCAACCTGACCTTCAGTGCCCTGAACGGCGGCCGTGCGGCCTCGTTCAGCAACCTGTCGGCCACTATCGAAAGCGAAGGCGACATCGACATTAACGTCGCGTCGCTGGTGAACGCCAAATCCGAATTCGAACTGACGTCCGGGCAATCTTCCGGCAGCCTGGATTGGAATTGCGGCCAGCATTGCGATGGTAGCGATGGCTGGAAACGCGGCAAGATCACCATCATCACCGAGTTCAACGACACCGTACTCAAGGACTCTCGCGCTTCGCGGTTGGTGGCTGGCAAAAACTTCACCGTCCACGCCAATCAGGTCGAAAACCGTTACAGCCTGATGGCGGCTAACGGCAACCTCGACCTGACCGCCGACAACCTGCTCAACCAGGGAGCCGCGTCGCGCTCGGGTCGCCGCGTCGTGATCATCGGTACCCCCGGCCGTATCGACAACAGCCTCTGGGACAAGATGGAGTACATCGATGTTCCGGCGTTCAACGCGGCGACCGCGGCCGGCAATTTCGATGAAGTGCGTTTCAAGGAACTGAGCGACCGTTCGACCGACGATCGATTCAGTGTGATGAGCGACGTCACCGCCTGGAATGAAAACGGCAACACCGTCTACGCGGCCGTATTGCAAGCCGGTGGCAGCGTCAGACTGAACGTCACCAACAACATCCAGAACGGCACGCTTTACGAGAACACCTACGACCAACTGACCGGTTCGCTGAGCAGCGACCAGACCGCCTCGGTCGGCGGTATCAACATCAACCTGGGCAAACGCAGCACCGACGCCAGCGCCCAGGTGCCCAAGGACGTCACGCGCATCGAACGTGTGGATGCCGAAGGTGTGAAGCAAGTCAGCTTCGTCCCGGTGGACTTCCGGGGTGTGCCGTTTGCCGCTGTGGACCCGACGGCGTCTTCGACCTTCCGACTGCCCCAAGGGCCGTACGGCATGTTCGTGCAGAATCGCAATCCGCAAAGCCGTTACCTGATCGAAACCAACCCGGAGCTGACCCAGTCCGCGGCGTTCATGAGTTCCGATTATCTGTTGGGCAAGCTCAACTTCAGCGCCGATGACGCCGCGCGCCGTCTCGGTGACGGTCGTTATGAATCGCGTTTGATCAGCGATGCGGTGCTGGCCCAGACCGGCCAACGCTTTCTCGCCAACGGGCTGAACGACGATAACGAGCAGTTCCGTTATCTCATGGACAACGCCCTCACCAGCAAAACCGCGTTGAACCTGTCCGTGGGTGTGAGGCTGACTTCCGAACAAGTCGCGGCCCTGACCCACGACATCGTGTGGATGGAAGAGCGCATCGTCGATGGTCAGAAAGTGCTGGTGCCGGTGCTGTATCTGGCGCAAGCCGAATCGCGCAACGTGCGCGGCGGCAGCCTGATCCAGGGCCGCGACCTGACCCTGATCGCCGGCAATGACCTGGTCAACGTCGGCACCCTGCGCGGCACCCACGACCTGTCCGCCGACGTCAAAGGCAGCCTCTATCAGGGCGGTCTGGTCGAAGCCAATGAACGCTTGAGCCTCATGGCCACGGACAGCATTCGCAACGCCCTGGCCGGCGAAATTCGCGGCAACCAGGTCAGCCTCACCACCCTCAGGGGCGACATCGTCAATGACCGCACCGCCATCGCCGTGGGCGAAGGCTCCGGCATGCGCACCCTGGTCGATGACGGCGGCAGCATCAGCGCCCGCGACACGCTGAGCATCAAATCTGGCCGCGACCTGACCAACTCATCGGCCATCAGCAGCGGCGGCGACGCCAGCCTGAGCGCCACCCGCGACCTCAACCTGCTGGCCACACGCAACGAAAGCGAAATCCACGAGATGGAAGATGGCGGCCATCGCTCCACCATCACCACCACCGTGGAAAACCTGGCGTCCAGCGTCACCGCCGGCGGCAACCTCACCCTCGACGCTGGCCGCGACATCAACGTCATCGCCAGCACCGCCAAGGCCGAAGGCAACCTCACCGCCGACGCCGGGCGCGACCTAAACCTGGCCTCTGCCGGCGACGAACACAACGTCGAAACCCGCAGCAAGGACGGCAAAAAGCGCATCCACGAAGAGGACAACCACACCGTTCAGAAAGCGGCCGAGTTCATTGCAGGCGGCAATGTGGTGACCCGCTCAGGACGCGATACCACGCTGATCGCGAGCAAGATCAGCGCGGGGAACGAGGCGTATGTGTATGCGGGTAATGACCTGAATCTGCTGGCGGCGCAGAACAAGGATTACACGCTGTATGACATGAAGGAGAAGGGAGGCTGGGGCGCCGAGAAAACCCAGCGTGATGAAGTCACGCAGATCACCCATGTGGGCAGTGAGATCAAGACCGGTGGCAACCTGACGCTGATCAGCGAGGGCGATCAGCGTTATCAGGTGGCGAAGCTGGAGAGTGGCAAGGACATCACGCTGGACAGTGGTGGGGCGATTGTTTTTGAAGGGGTGAAAGACCTGCATGATGAAAGTCATACCAAGAGCGATGGCGATGCTTTCTGGACCTCATCGAAAGGCAAGGGCAATACCGACGAGACACTGCGCCAGACCCAGATGATTGCCAAAGGCAACATCACGATCAAGGCTGTGGAAGGTCTGCAAATCGACCTCAAAGAGGTGAATCAGCAAAGCGTCAGTCAAACCATTGATGCGATGGTCAAAGCCGATCCGCAACTGGCCTGGCTGAAGCAAGCCGAAGCGCGGGGCGATGTGGACTGGAGGCAGGTCAAAGAAATCCATGAGTCGTTCAAATACAGCAACTCGGGACTAGGCCCAGCTTCGCAGATCATCATCGCGATAGCGTTGGCTGCCGTCATGGGGCCAATGATGGCTGGCATGAACACGATGTTGCAGGCGGTCGCGGTGAGTGCGGCGACAAAGGCTACCGTCAGCACCATCGACAACCGAGGCAACCTTGGGAAGGTCGTCAAAGACGTTACTTCGAAAGACAGTATCAAAGGCTATGTGACAGCCGCCGCGACAGCCGGCGTGATGCAAGGGCTCAATTACAATCCGGGCGCATTGGGGCTGGATGCCAAGAGCATGCAGATTGTGGCGATCAAGGTCACCGCCGATGCTCTGATCAAAACGGCTGTCTACGGCGGAAGCCTGAAGGACAATCTGGCCAGTTCGGCTGTCAGCGTGGCTGCAAGTATTGGTGGCGCTGTCGGTGCGGGGGAGATTGGCGATCTGCCCCTCTCAGAGGGCGGTTTGGCAAAAATCCTCTTGCATGCGGGCTTGGGTGGTTTGCTGGCTGAAGCGATGGGCGGTGATTTCCGCACCGGAGCGTTGGCGGGTGGCGCCAACGAAATACTGGTCGGATTTCTGGGTGACAAACTTCTACCCTCAAACCTCGTCCCGGGCTCTGCGGAATACAACCAGGCCCAGGCCAACCTCCTCGCGCTTTCGCAAGTTGTCGGTGTGCTGGGTGCGGCGGCTTCGGGTGGGGATGTTGGGGTTGGTGCTGCGGTGGCGGCGAATGCAACGCAGTACAACTTCCTGGGCGATCACGCCGAAGCCAAACGTGATCAAGCGCGTGAAGAGTTCAAGGAAACAAATGGAATTGGCGCAGCCAGGCAACTGGTGGAACTGGAGGGTGCTGATCAACGAAGCGACAACCTTCTTGCAAAGTATCGACTGGACAAAAGCTCGCTCTCGGCCATGGAACTCGCGGAGCTAAATGCGTATGTGCAGGTTTACACATACGATATGGCGCTCAAATACGGTGAAGATGTAGCTCGTAGCCTTGCGAATGCCTTGATCCAGAACGGTCCTGATTCCGTTGGCGTTTACCCCTATGCCGGGACCACCGATGCAAAAAACGCCTTCGCCGACGCATTGCGAGCACAAGCGGGAGGCTTGTTCGATCAGTTGGCCTGGGTCAGATCAAAAAGTGAAAACGAGCTGGTCTATAAAGATGCCCAGGGCTATTTGCGGATTAACAACGAGCAACAGGGTCTTTCGAACCTCGGTAATCCTGCGCTATACGGCCTTACTGGTTCATTAGGGGCTGGCATACGCATCGCGGCAGCGGCCAATGGTGTGCTCCAGGCGGGTTATGGTGCGGATCAGGCGTTTAATGGTGATCTTTGGAACGCAGCAGGAAACATAGTGGTGGGGGCTCTGGGAGTCGCTAGTGTTAGGGTTTCGAGTACGCGTTTGCCGAATGCTTCGGGCATTGGCGAGCTTCCTGTGGTGAATCCCAATACAGGCAGTACCCTTGTAAAAGAGGTGGGAGAGGTATTTGATAGGACTACGGTGGGTGCAAAAGTAACTGAGATAGCATTAAACAAGCTACCCGTTCCCAACGATCTTCCAATGAATATCCATATGGGGCAGCAAGGAAAACATATGCGAGGAAATAATAATTTCATTGAGGGGCGTAGCTATTTTAATGATGGTATAGATCCAGCCGAACTTCTGGCAGGAGTTCACAATGGCAAGTACGCAATCGTTGAAACAGGCGCGCGCGGAAATCCGATTGTGGAGTTTGGGCGCCCAATTGGTGTTGATGGGAGAACTGGTCAGGCTGTTACAAGAGGGCAAGTTCACTATGGTAAAAGCGGTGCTCACATTGTGCCCGACGCGAGGAAACAAAAATGA
- a CDS encoding colicin, producing the protein MIFVTGLPDWLVACFRIALLGEIYQNIRAIAVGYSEGSELLIRYYLDREPTDFDRESAEIVITNLEAAITEVRLSKVDVECIYTSDLQRDLPPLSGFIYARREIS; encoded by the coding sequence ATGATTTTTGTAACTGGTTTGCCCGACTGGCTAGTAGCATGTTTTCGGATTGCATTGCTTGGCGAAATTTATCAAAATATAAGGGCTATAGCTGTCGGGTATAGTGAAGGCAGTGAACTATTGATCCGTTATTATCTTGATCGTGAACCGACCGACTTTGATAGAGAAAGCGCGGAAATCGTGATAACGAATCTAGAGGCCGCAATAACAGAAGTGCGTCTATCTAAGGTTGATGTTGAATGCATATACACATCGGATCTTCAAAGAGACTTGCCCCCCCTTAGCGGGTTTATTTACGCACGGCGCGAGATAAGCTAG
- a CDS encoding lytic transglycosylase — MKPEVHYCKSWFRLKKTAIEPCDDTVARSRHVSGLPYTALIGSASKPACFVELLIDKRMIGVGFLDAMLREYLTYQFQKEADGKLFLSMVTHRDFLEGSDKVEEGTTYVFQPSGELVIRKEHFYPHKLEEAHSNFDPLRNYEAFPEFGEYLELIKLDR; from the coding sequence ATGAAGCCTGAAGTTCATTATTGCAAGTCCTGGTTTCGATTAAAAAAAACTGCCATTGAACCGTGTGACGACACCGTGGCACGCTCCAGGCATGTTTCGGGGCTGCCCTATACCGCGCTCATTGGATCGGCTTCCAAACCTGCGTGTTTTGTAGAGTTGCTGATCGACAAGCGCATGATCGGCGTCGGCTTTCTGGATGCAATGTTACGCGAGTACCTGACCTATCAATTCCAGAAGGAGGCGGACGGAAAGCTGTTTCTGTCAATGGTCACTCATCGCGATTTTCTGGAAGGGAGTGATAAAGTCGAGGAGGGCACTACCTATGTTTTTCAACCGTCCGGTGAGCTGGTTATTAGAAAAGAACATTTCTATCCGCATAAACTTGAAGAAGCCCATTCAAATTTTGACCCCTTGAGAAACTATGAGGCGTTTCCGGAATTTGGTGAGTATTTGGAATTGATCAAACTTGATCGATGA
- a CDS encoding SMI1/KNR4 family protein, protein MKNKEELKSLIEIVTSSEDYEGNYGYHITGANAALSNVDESDRQQAPNDYLEFLTEFGFGELDAAFHLDDGPEKYSNICGREIAGYEGMYVFGGNSSDVLYAFDATNNWRVVEISSELDGVDVLASSFSDFILERLKYIKALIDRRAAS, encoded by the coding sequence ATGAAGAATAAAGAAGAGTTAAAGTCATTGATTGAGATTGTAACGTCCTCTGAGGATTATGAAGGTAATTACGGCTACCATATAACAGGCGCTAATGCTGCGTTAAGCAATGTTGATGAATCAGATCGTCAGCAGGCTCCAAATGACTATCTAGAATTTCTCACGGAATTTGGCTTTGGTGAACTAGACGCGGCATTTCACCTTGATGATGGTCCGGAGAAATACTCGAATATATGTGGCCGGGAAATAGCAGGCTATGAGGGTATGTACGTATTCGGTGGTAACTCGAGTGATGTGCTATATGCTTTCGACGCAACGAATAATTGGCGTGTCGTAGAGATTAGTTCTGAGTTGGATGGGGTTGATGTGTTGGCATCAAGCTTTTCTGATTTTATCTTGGAGAGGCTGAAGTATATTAAGGCTCTGATTGATCGGCGTGCGGCTAGCTGA